The sequence ATGACGCATAATGTCCTCCTCCTTACGCTATTGGTTGACCGCTCAGTACGAATTCCAATAACGACACGTGTCATACGCGCCCCGCATGATCAAGCCGAACGCAACAGGCTTAAGCGGAGTGGGATCTAGCCGCTTCGCTCCCTAATTTGCCGGTGACTTGCGGACGGATTTCGATGATGCTCGACGCATCGGCCTGTCCGACAAACTCCGGTTCATCAGGGACTGTCTGAGACGCAATTTCGATGATTTGGACTTCGGAGGTGAGAGCGGCGAGGAAGTGCTGGCTTCGCCTTTGCAACCGAACAAGCCAGAGGCTCCTATCAAAAGAACCTTGCCTAACGCGTGTCGTTGGTGGATCGTCTCGTTCATGGCAATGCGCCCCTATTGGTGCTCAGAAGGGCCTACCGAATCGCCGATCCTCAAGAGCGAAGGGATACGCCCGTCTATCACTTCGATTGTCGGCGCAGACTGCCCAGACCCACACCTGTGCGGAGGGCCAATGGCATTACTCCGTCGCGGTGTCAAGCACTACGACGGAGCTAAGACATCACATGCTTCGAATCCACGAAGAGTTTGACGACGATCAGTGCTTCCCTTTGTGCAGATCAATCACAGTACCTGCCTCGTTCAATTCAACTGTGACTTCGGTGCCCTCCGCCAGGTCCCGGGTTTTCGTTTCCTGCAGCAAGAGGGGGAAGGACTTTTCTCCTTCCGCGGTTTGCAGCTTGATTTCCTTCTTCATCTTTCCAACATAGACGAGTTTCCCTGTGACGAAGTTGTGTGTACCTTTCTCGCCTTCCAAATGAACATCGACGATGGCATTGTTTTCGTTGACCGTGACCTCAACCTTATCGCCGGCTTTGAACTGACGGCCCTGGCGTCGTGCCTCGTTTTCGCTCAATTGATACGTGGCTCCCTCTTCCGACCGGATAGCTAGCGCGCCGGCCTTTTCGACAACCTCGCCTTTGAAAGACTTATGCGCTGATTGTCCCTTGCCGGCCAAACATATGTCGGCGGATCCTAGCATGATGGTTCCACTGATGATGGCTGTGAGTAGGAATTCAAATACAGTCCCCGTGCTCCGCATCACTGACCTCCTTGTTCATGGATGAGTGCTCTTCTGGTTCATCATCATAGAGGGCTCTACACTCTTGTTCAAGATACAATTGGGACTCGTAGCCATTCGTCTCACCAATCTTCACGGGGTGCACAGAGATGAGCACCATCGGGGAATGTCGCGTGAAGAAGAGGACAGAGTGAAGATCAAGAGGTCATGCCGCATCATCTGTCAAGTTGCCCTCGACACCAAATTTACTAGCTTCGAGATTACAGACGCAGCGGTTTGATGGGCGCCACAACCGCTGACGGATTGTTCTTCCACACCGAC is a genomic window of Candidatus Nitrospira kreftii containing:
- a CDS encoding hypothetical protein (conserved protein of unknown function), whose amino-acid sequence is MRSTGTVFEFLLTAIISGTIMLGSADICLAGKGQSAHKSFKGEVVEKAGALAIRSEEGATYQLSENEARRQGRQFKAGDKVEVTVNENNAIVDVHLEGEKGTHNFVTGKLVYVGKMKKEIKLQTAEGEKSFPLLLQETKTRDLAEGTEVTVELNEAGTVIDLHKGKH